One part of the Mustelus asterias unplaced genomic scaffold, sMusAst1.hap1.1 HAP1_SCAFFOLD_87, whole genome shotgun sequence genome encodes these proteins:
- the LOC144484041 gene encoding putative G-protein coupled receptor 139 — protein MHAPPTGLPYAIYYTTLAVIAVPANLVAIVILSRGKCGLSGCITRYLISMNVTDLLVIITAVILNRISGIYFPGSFLSITPLCSLSISLTYAARVSSVWLTVTFTFDRFVAICCQKLKIKYCTEKTAAVVIGTVCALGCLTNIPWYFIHEPVYVVDNVPWYCRLKDIRYTSLLWTAYDWFDRILTPCAPFLLILLFNALTVRYILAASRARRRLRTDKGRENQTDPEMESRRKSIILLFTISGSFILLWMTYVIQFLHVRITNDYNIKSFSDPKFILQESGNMLQLLSSCTNTFIYAAIQKKFREELKTALQCPLNLISKIIVPRK, from the exons ATGCACGCTCCTCCTACTGGACTACCATATGCCATTTACTACACTACACTTGCTGTCATCGCGGTCCCAG CTAATTTAGTGGCGATTGTGATCCTGTCAAGAGGAAAATGTGGCCTTTCGGGATGTATCACTCGTTACCTTATCTCCATGAATGTGACAGATTTACTGGTTATTATCACCGCTGTGATATTAAATCGCATCAGTGGCATTTATTTTCCAGGCAGCTTCTTGTCCATCACTCCGCTGTGCAGTCTGAGCATTTCCCTAACTTACGCAGCCAGAGTGAGTTCTGTCTGGTTAACAGTCACTTTTACATTTGATCGCTTTGTGGCAATatgctgccagaagctgaaaataaaatactgcaccgAGAAAACTGCAGCTGTTGTAATAGGAACTGTCTGTGCGCTGGGCTGTTTAACAAATATCCCGTGGTACTTTATCCACGAGCCTGTTTACGTAGTTGACAATGTCCCCTGGTATTGCAGACTGAAGGATATCCGGTATACTTCACTGCTATGGACAGCATATGACTGGTTTGATCGTATATTGACCCCGTGTGCTCCGTTCCTTCTGATTCTcctgttcaatgctctgaccgtcaGATATATTCTCGCAGCCAGTAGAGCCAGGAGGAGACTCCGTACAGATAAAGgcagagagaatcagactgaccccgagatggagagccggAGAAAGTcgatcattttactcttcacaaTCTCTGGCAGTTTCATCCTGTTGTGGATGACGTATGTTATACAATTCTTGCATGTACGAATCACAAACGATTATAACATCAAAAGCTTCAGTGATCCCAAATTTATTCTCCAGGAATCCGGGAACATGCTGCAGCTTCTTAGTTCCTGCACCAACACCTTTATTTACGCAGCCATTCAGAAGAAATTCAGAGAAGAGTTGAAAACTGCTCTCCAATGTCCACTGAACCTTATTAGTAAAATAATTGTTCCGAGAAAATAA